The Anaerobranca gottschalkii DSM 13577 DNA window TGTTAGCAGAATATTATAAAAAGCGGAACTTGGAAAATACAGTAGTAGTTTCACCTGATATGGGTGGTGTTACCAGGGCTAGAGATTTAGCAGAAAGGTTGAGAGTACCTTTAGCAATTATGGATAAACGGAGGCCTAAACCAAATGTATCAGAAATCCTTAATATTATAGGTGATATTAAGGATAAGGATGTTATTATGGTTGATGATATTATTGATACAGCAGGAACTATCTCACAAGGTGCTGCTGCCTTGTTAGAAAGGGGAGCTAAATCAGTAACTGCATGCTGTACCCATCCAGTATTTTCAGGACCTGCCATAGAAAGGTTAGAAAAATCTCCTCTACAAGAAGTAGTAGTTACCAATTCTATTGCTCTAAGTGAAGAAAAAAGAATAGCTAAAATTACCCAGCTTTCACTAGCTGAGCTATTTGCTGATGCTATAGTAAGGATACATGAGGATTTATCAATAAGTGAATTATTCAACTAACGAGTAATTAAGGAAAAATTGGGTATACTAACTTAGAAAAAATTTCTAAGGAGGGTATACCTGTGTCTATAAGTTTAACTGTTAATAAACGGGAAGGATTAAAAAAAGGGGAGAAAAATAGACTTCGCCGTCAAGGTTTTATTCCTGGAGTTATTTATGGGAAGGATTTACCAAATGTACTAATATCTGTGCCTTATGGTGATTTTATTCAAGCCCTTAAAGAAGGGGCTTACGGCTCTATTGTAAGTGTCATAATAAATAATGAAAGTCACAGTGCTATTATTAAAGAAATACAAACAGATTTAGTGACAGGGAATATTATTCATGTAGATTTTCAAAAAGTTTATTCAGAACAGAGGATAAATAAAGAAGTTCCTATCAAGTTGGTAGGTGACGAAATTGCCAAAAAATCTGCTATTATTCAATTGCAAAAAAGGGGAATTGAAGTTAGAGGACTTCCTTATGAGATACCAAAACAAATTGAAGTGGATGTTTCCCATTTAACTGCAGGTACTGTTGTATCAGTTGGCCAAATAGCTTTTCCGCCAGGAATTGAAGTTTATACTCCAAAAGATGAAGTGGTATTATCTTTGGTGGCTAATACAGGTTATATGGAAATGGAGCCTGAGGTTTCCGGTGGTGACCTTACTTAAAAGTGACGCGAAAGCGTCACTTTTTTATTGCTTAGGAAAGTATAGATTGCTAGGTATGTGGATAAATGTTATTATGTAGTGGGGTGAGTTGTTTATGGCTACGGGAATAATAAAACAAATATTTGAAGATAAATGGGGAGAGTTTAAAGAAAAATACCCAATTAGGCCAACAGTATTGTCAGAAGTAAAAAAGATGCTAACTTGTAAAGATATGAGTGAAGGATATAGCAAATTTTGTTGTCCGACATGTAATGAAGTCAGATATGTAGGCTTTACCTGTAAGAGTC harbors:
- a CDS encoding transposase zinc-binding domain-containing protein; the protein is MATGIIKQIFEDKWGEFKEKYPIRPTVLSEVKKMLTCKDMSEGYSKFCCPTCNEVRYVGFTCKS
- a CDS encoding 50S ribosomal protein L25: MSISLTVNKREGLKKGEKNRLRRQGFIPGVIYGKDLPNVLISVPYGDFIQALKEGAYGSIVSVIINNESHSAIIKEIQTDLVTGNIIHVDFQKVYSEQRINKEVPIKLVGDEIAKKSAIIQLQKRGIEVRGLPYEIPKQIEVDVSHLTAGTVVSVGQIAFPPGIEVYTPKDEVVLSLVANTGYMEMEPEVSGGDLT
- a CDS encoding ribose-phosphate diphosphokinase, whose product is MVYHDKKLKIFSCTANKELAQAIADKVGCKLGDGEVVRFSDGEITVRIGESVRGADVFIIQSTNAPANDNLMELLIMIDACRRASARRITAVIPYYGYARQERKAKARDPITAKLVANLITIAGADRVLTLDLHAPAIQGFYDIPVDHLTAVPLLAEYYKKRNLENTVVVSPDMGGVTRARDLAERLRVPLAIMDKRRPKPNVSEILNIIGDIKDKDVIMVDDIIDTAGTISQGAAALLERGAKSVTACCTHPVFSGPAIERLEKSPLQEVVVTNSIALSEEKRIAKITQLSLAELFADAIVRIHEDLSISELFN